One region of Microbacterium rhizosphaerae genomic DNA includes:
- the istB gene encoding IS21-like element helper ATPase IstB: protein MATTKTTESVKQLTYLAGALKAPRITEAATRLADQARDAGWSFEDYLAAVLEREVSARNASGAELRIKAAGFPARKTLEDFDWDAQPPARQQIAQLASGGFLLEAQNVVLLGPPGTGKTHLAIALGIVAARHGHRVLFATATDWVTRLTDAHRQGRLPQELARLRRYGLVIVDEVGYLPFEQDAANLFFQLVSSRYEHASLILTSNLPFSGWGGVFGDQAVAAAMIDRIVHHADVLTLKGASYRLRGRGIDSLPSIRTTTDETPG from the coding sequence ATGGCTACCACGAAGACGACCGAGTCGGTCAAGCAGCTCACGTATCTCGCCGGCGCGTTGAAAGCACCCCGGATCACCGAAGCCGCGACCCGGCTCGCCGACCAAGCCCGCGACGCGGGCTGGTCGTTCGAGGACTACCTCGCCGCCGTCCTGGAACGCGAGGTGTCGGCGCGCAACGCGTCCGGCGCGGAGCTGCGGATCAAGGCCGCCGGGTTCCCGGCACGGAAGACACTGGAGGACTTCGACTGGGACGCGCAGCCCCCAGCCCGGCAGCAGATCGCGCAACTCGCCTCCGGCGGGTTCCTCCTGGAAGCGCAGAACGTGGTGCTGCTCGGCCCGCCCGGAACGGGGAAGACGCATTTGGCGATCGCGTTGGGGATCGTCGCCGCCCGGCACGGGCATCGGGTGCTGTTCGCGACCGCGACGGACTGGGTCACCCGCCTCACCGACGCGCACCGGCAAGGCCGGCTCCCCCAAGAGCTCGCGAGGCTGCGGCGTTACGGGCTGGTCATCGTCGACGAAGTCGGCTACCTCCCGTTCGAGCAAGACGCGGCGAACTTGTTCTTTCAGCTGGTGTCCTCCCGCTACGAGCACGCGTCGCTGATCCTCACCTCGAACCTCCCGTTCTCCGGGTGGGGAGGGGTGTTCGGAGACCAGGCCGTCGCCGCTGCGATGATCGACCGGATCGTGCACCACGCCGACGTCCTCACCCTGAAAGGCGCCAGTTACCG